The DNA region ttaatcataattAGTTTAATAATCCTACAAGGTGTGGTATTATTGTGACATCATATTTCACCATTACTAATTTACTGTATTGTAATAATCAATGTTAGTTCAGTGTTTATTATACATTCCTGTATGCATTCTGTCCAATGTATATGTTAGGAGTACTCTTCACGCTCCACTTTTAGAGACCTCATTGACATATTAACTTGCATGGGGGCAGAGGGGCAGAGAAGAGATGTGGGCCCTATTACTGTCCCCAATCCTCCAACTCTCTGAGTAtactactgtatatttaatcTGTCATATTTAAGAGTTATCAGGTTTCATTCCCAAAAACCAACCAGTGCTAAATTACTGGTCATACAACACGATTTCGAATTGGAGCCCCTCTATATGACAGTGTCTGAAGATGAGGTAATCATGTAGCCTTGAGCTCCCTAGGCTACATTTGTGGTGCATAGGCTATGCTATAAACTATGGAGTTTATTccctatcttaattcaagagcatattaaatggatttgagagcagtatttattgatttcatgctcagattttgtgatattttctctcaaaactCTGCTCTCGCGCTCAAATTTGCTCTGCGCATGCTCGCACTGTGTCCTCGCACTCGGTTACAACGCTGCTCGTGCAGATTTCCTGCGCTCAAACTCGAGTTCTTCCTCTCGCGCTCACGGAGCTTGTGCTAGTGGATCTCTTCTCTGCTCTCggtgctgtaataaatgtgttttttttttcatttttttgaccactgttggaataaaatatcatttaataaatacacaagcgtccgtgattttcattaaaatagctatattgtattataataataatatttattaaatgatattttattccaacagtaaataaatattattaaaatttgAGCGTAAGAGCAGAattttgagagaaaatatcacaaaatctgagcatgaaatcaataaatactgctttcaaatccatttaatatgctcttgaattaagatagggAATAAACTCCATATAAACCAAGTGATACACAGTTAGCTTGGGGCCCAAAAGGCCTTTGAGGGTCGGAGGTCAAGGAGCAGTTGCCCACttttctcagtttctctctGACCAGCCTTAACTGGTCGGGTTATGTTTATTGTCCCCTCCACTCCAAaatatttctttccttcttgttcctaagttgaatgtttgaacttcactgtgcagaatgatgtatttaagggtcaatgacgtataaggatttacaacaactcaatgttagaataataaaaacaagcatatctaatgcagtagttcaaacattcagaatgttgtgtacctgaaaattcatattataaatgtgaaattaagtgattttagtgggtttttcaaggttaattggcactggccttaaaaaaagtcatgtggtgcgaccatgattcatcttgaaataaattaatttacttaacacgcttcacatctttttttttttcttttttctttttttttttttttacaagttttcagtaatataaagtgtttggaaaaaaagtatttgcatttttttttttttttgtaaatgatgatcttttatttatataagatatttcaagatgaatcatggtcgcaccacatgactttttttaaggccagtgccaattaatcttgaaaaacccactaaaatcactttcacatttataatatgaattttcaggtacacaacattctgaatgtttgaactactgcattagatatgcttgtttttattattctacaattgagttgttgtaaatccttatacgtcattgacccatgtctGTGCTGGGCTTTGAAAATTCAAGGCGTGGGACTACAAGAAATATTTGTGactcaaaaaaatattttggtacaatcctggtccaatattcaacttacacaagtgtgatgtggaaacttgatgcctccagtgcacatacacccAGGAagaactttacagtgaagttgGAGATATTTTGTGTCCTGCAGTTTAAgctttttgaaatgtaaaatatttgcatattcatagagtCTGAAGTTTTTTAATcagggagaaggagtagatcctattttaaggattttaattgaacttttttgtggaaaaaccacatcagacacacattattatccAAAGTAggttattttatatacatattaaagCATGTCTGGAGGGACctttaattatttgaaagaaTATATTCGGATGAAACCCTTTTGCAATCACCAACATTTTAATTAgtgactttaatttaattatatattttttaaccagtaactgtaacagattacaattacatttattttgtaatttaactACGTAATGCTGTTACATTTAACTACCCAACACCGTATACTATTGGCAGATTCACGATAAGCTACATATTTGTGCACAGgcataaatgtttatataacaATGGCCAATAAAAAAAGTGTGCACTGGATATAGTTTGGGATGAACATGTGATGCATAGTTTCTAATATCTTTGCATCTGTAAAATCagatttatttgtatattattattagtagagGCCCTATAACTTTGTTATCTATAAATGTGACTAATAATTTTGATATTTAGATTGACTTTTCCTCTCTAAACTGTTTCTCAAACATGCTAACATGATACTGTGGTGTGCTGCATGCTCTTGAACCATTGTTCCACAGCATAAGTGGATTATTAAACTGTTTTCATAGTAATTGTATAGTAACCTTATATTGCAGACTTGTGAAAAGGCCTTCTTGTGAAAggtccaaatgtttttttgagatacaaacaaacaaacagcataaATATGATACTTACTAACAGTATActagaaaaacaaatgtaaggcaatgtaaaataaaaattgttttttttttgtttgtttgtttatgatttgcttaataaataaaatcagctcTTTGCACCATATTTAATTGCATAGCATCATTCTCTTGCATTGTATCGTGTTGAATCAAATTGTGTCGAATTGCAATGCATGACCATAGGGgtgaatcatattttttattcattcattcatttattcatttaatcaatCGTATCATATCGTGTTGGTAGCTGCTTGTGTGTTGCCTGTCACATTTCCACGCGGACATGCGCAGTCGGTGCGGTGTGGGTGGAGAGACGTTTGTTTATTTTCGTGGCCAGCTAACCAGTAAATGTGTTGACGTTAGCTtacaatacatatatacatatatatttatagatgtAGCCTAGTGTAATATAAACGAGAACGCGTTTAGCTAATGTGAGAGTGTAATCTCTCACGAGGTAGCTGATTATAAAAGAAGAAGGTCAGCTGATGAATGTTTTAGCATTAGCAGTTAGCCCAGCTAGTCAACATAACAGTAACGCAAGCTAACGATAGATAGCGTAGCAACATTTAGGCAGCTAAAGCCACTCTCTTATCATCGCCTACCACCGGTCCCCATTGCCCTACTGGTTGGAGAAATCACTGTAAGTCCACAAATCAGTGTGTTTGGTTCAGGTTATCAAACATGCATCAGCTAGCGTTAACGTTACGGTGTTatggtttaactggtgactgtTTTATATGGTGACTTTCTCACATTGCATTACGTTACAAGAGGTGAATGAGACTTCTGAACACACCATTTATCTTACTAAGTTAACTTAGATATAAACcgatgaatgtgtgtttttttggaaagGGTTAAGCTCCAatttaaatgctttaaagtcaccagttaacacggtcaccagttaaaccgaaacaTACGGCTGTTatggtttaactggtgactgtTTTATCTGGTGACTTTCTCACATTGCATTACGTTACGAGAGGTGAATGAGACTTCTGAACACAATATTTATCTTACTAACTTAACTTAGATATGAaatgatgaatgtgtgtttttttgggttaAGGGTTAAGCTCCAATTTAAATGCTctaaagtcaccagttaacacggtcaccagttaaaccgaaacaTACGGCAAGCCCAGTGATGGCTAACGCTAACAGATGGCCACTTAAAATTAGCTCGGTGATGTTAGTTATAGTTAATACCACTTTTACAATGGATGTGTATTAATTTGATCGAATATACATAAGTAATAAcagttttcagttcagtgtaGATCATGTTGGGTTGCACACTACTAACGTTATCTGAAGCATGGTGAAGAGAGGACACGCTAGGTTACCTGTGCAGCTCTGGTACCCATCAAAGCTAATgtatgctgtaaaaaaaaatgccattaAAACCCTCACGTTAAGCTTTTTTCTACTTAACGTTCATCTCAATATAATAAACCCACTTGAgtaacattatttcattttgcattttggacAAGATGTATTGGCCATATTTGTGGATGAGGGTAACTGAGGGGGTTCTGCTTGCATAAATGTGAACTTTATTGCAATGTTTGCCagttttaatgtatatttatgctAAAGCAAAAGTTcctttttatgtaaaatgtcatgacaagcaggaaaaaaacaaaaaatatagtATATTAGTTATTGAGAGTTACCTGGGTATCTTAAGGTACAATAAATTGACTTCAAAGAGCGTAATTATGATTAAGCAGGTCTCTGAAATAAGTGATGGTGGTACACAGATGCATTGTAAAATTTTGGTCAGCAACTCATTGTTATGTCTGCTTTAGGTTGTTAAGCTCACATTATATCAACAGTAATTCCACCTTGCCACCTCCTTTCTGTAAAGGCATAGAGGATACAGCTGCAAAGCCTCCCCAAGGTTGAAACCTAAGGAGCAAGATGTCAATCACGAACACTCCCTCAAGTAACGATGCCTGCTTGAGCATTGTGCACAGCCTGATGTGCCACCGGCAGGGAGGGGAGAGCGAAAGCTTTGCTAAGCGAGCCATCGAGAGTCTTGTCAAGAAactgaaggagaagaaagacgaGCTGGACTCCCTTATCACAGCCATCACTACAAATGGAGCTCATCCCAGCAAGTGTGTAACCATACAACGAACTTTGGATGGACGCCTACAGGTATAGTATCAGATAAACACCActggattttgtgttttttgcgtTACACTCCTTGTAATTGTAAGAGAGTTTTTATCGGTGTATCTCATTCAATCTTCTTCTCTGTGCTTTAGGTTGCAGGGCGGAAAGGTTTCCCCCATGTTGTCTATGCCCGGCTGTGGCGGTGGCCTGATCTACACAAGaatgaattaaaacatgttaaatattgcCAGTACGCCTTTGACCTCAAATGTGATAACGTGTGTGTCAACCCATACCACTATGAAAGGGTTGTCTCCCCAGGCATTGGTAAGAATCACTGGTTTGTTGGACTAGAGTAGATCTTTTTGTTTTAGATGATTAAATTCATTATTGGGATTCGACCTACATCAATGTATTTAGTGATTTATGTGTTCCTCTGAATGTTTTCACAGACTTATCAGGACTGACCCTTTCCAGTTCAGGTAAGGATGtgccacacttttttttatcttttccatTTTGATGGTTTGGTGGACATAAAACAGTTTAACTTATGTCTGCTGTCTCCTGCTAGGACCACTCATGGTAAAGGATGAATATGACTATGATAACCAGCCATCTCACTCCAGCTCTGAAAGCCACCTGCAGACTATTCAGCATCCCCCGTCAATGCCAGGTCCACCAGAACCCTTCATCAGTCCAGCTCTACTCACCCCGTCTGATGGCACTGGTTCAGCTTCAACCTCTGCTTTTTCTTCCATCAGTGCCGGACCCTCAAGTGAGACACTGCATAAAAGCACAAACCAAAGTGAAACCAAAATGTTATGaaagttttaattttgtgtCATTATTTGATTTGGTTTAGGTCATTTTATAAtggctttatttaaaaaaaaagaaaaaaagaaaaaaagggattaCCTGTCCACAGCGAAATTGTTTGAATTTTGAAGTGGACAAACCTACTTGTAATGcagtaaacatgtatttttagtaTTAAGCTCAGACCAACAAAACAGACTTAACATTGGCAACATAGacagtatataaaatggacgtaacatccgtgacgtcacccattggtttgtggactgctgcttggaagcgaatagtatcggatctgagcagcgtcatcttgaaaatttccggtgcatgctgggtaaaaaaaccccccacggattctacttatatgggcatcaggaggagcatgaggcgccctcctgaacctgtgaaccaatcaacctgtcaatcacgacgtagccacgccctaatgcataccctgctttatcgtcacatataaaatcagggaggccaaaatgtcccaaatgaacatcatactgcattgaagaaggctttaaactagcgattgagaccataaacacattttgaaaacgtttactgatgttagaaatcaagtgagaagttggtgaattctccattgacttgtatagagacggaagtccttttgacaccaaaacggtcgccccctggtggccttttgatagaatgcagttttaagttacttccacgttggcatcatttcagaggaccggaactccccgcctgattggCACACATTTTGCAACTTTGAATTTATATTTACAGATCCTCCCCCAAACTGGAACAGAAACAGCAGCTTCACCCCTGCAGGGCCTCAACATCAGAACGGGCATCTACAGCATCACCCGCCCATGCCTCACACAGGGCATTACTGTGAGTACATGGAAAACTGCAAAAAtcaagccttaaaaaaaaatagtccaCAAATACTTCTGTGGCTTGAGAACATTATTAACCTGTTGTACAGCACAGAGCTAAGAGTTCACCAGTGAGGGATTAGAGGGATTTTCCCAGATATAAAAATTGATTGAAAAATGGGTAAAAGTGATAccagcagcaaaaaaacatcactggtttacttcaaaatatttttttccaacaGACTTTCTTATGTTATGAATGCATTATACTTTTCCAGACCAGAACAGAATTTGTAACTGTGGCCAAAGTGAAGACCAGCCATAGATAT from Scomber scombrus chromosome 15, fScoSco1.1, whole genome shotgun sequence includes:
- the smad4a gene encoding mothers against decapentaplegic homolog 4a, whose product is MSITNTPSSNDACLSIVHSLMCHRQGGESESFAKRAIESLVKKLKEKKDELDSLITAITTNGAHPSKCVTIQRTLDGRLQVAGRKGFPHVVYARLWRWPDLHKNELKHVKYCQYAFDLKCDNVCVNPYHYERVVSPGIDLSGLTLSSSGPLMVKDEYDYDNQPSHSSSESHLQTIQHPPSMPGPPEPFISPALLTPSDGTGSASTSAFSSISAGPSNPPPNWNRNSSFTPAGPQHQNGHLQHHPPMPHTGHYWPVTNEIAFQPPISNHPSPEYWCSIAYFEMDVQVGETFKVPSTCPIVTVDGYVDPSGGDRFCLGQLSNVHRTENIERARLHIGKGVQLECKGEGDVWVRCLSDHAVFVQSYYLDREAGRAPGDAVHKIYPSAYIKVFDLRQCHRQMQQQAATAQAAAAAQAAAVAGNIPGPGSVGGIAPAISLSAAAGIGVDDLRRLCILRMSFVKGWGPDYPRQSIKETPCWIEIHLHRALQLLDEVLHTMPIADPQPLD